A region from the Aegilops tauschii subsp. strangulata cultivar AL8/78 chromosome 5, Aet v6.0, whole genome shotgun sequence genome encodes:
- the LOC109744245 gene encoding disease resistance protein RGA4 codes for MALILPIINTVLKGIVLVSKLGNATTRLDAKIQSGLGSISRELVMIRSAILEDKCQEMQNLELVYDIEDFIDHLRVPGKIAGGVLSAAGADPRHGLIEKINIFREDLKSVIKRESEQPKKISESTQESQSGASPSSCYTPEKDLVGFPETKDDFLKRLCSPSDEELRVISIVGCSGLGKTALARAVYEDHTSSSFQCKAWVVMPEYKYGKDLSITIVQNLRKTVEDILQRILQQVRSSLDVREDRSVPSASNGTDPASGASTAEALRSLLMKKRYLVCIDDVQQKEVWDEIEAVLPENYMGSRILVTTNVHSIAKACSSGSYVYRMQYLDRPNSEKLLWSKALRPSQEPSNAVAHSSESILVKCDGLPLALASVGKYLKGAEQLESKCEHVGRTLGDFLAGDGTYFYFAEIRRALFRCYDNLQDYSHKNCLLYASMFPRGHPINIESLARRLVAEELVDKDVDRGIAEALGFTSRCLEELINQSMIERERVLVDKDVQRYKLQSIILEFSMEMSLSKNFFSLIDEHWTIRNKGGRVRRLVTVQSRSSTEDGSSGVPSDIDLSTVRSLTILKRNLVKRAPGYFKDCNVLRMVDLEGCTGLDNGVVDDICGLVLLNYLGLRRTDVDKLPKDVGNLKHLQTLDIRETRVQSLAMEVIMLPGLAYLFGKFELQKLTDGGVKFRLVKFLSRESKLHTLSGALMNGARSHDVLLVIEHARMLKNVKLWCKNTQDGQAPNQLGKRKKFPCGAGQSSSVGAPDSADPDSVGRILRLLQKRSIGLESLSIDSNGVSNGFLSFLQPASTITSLKLRRGSGTLPDNAVLDQVRNLNKLHLFSAGRSIQELAEALQRLPCLVHLKLAEKESQLWDGNFHVEASGFNSLIWLCFQAKKHPRISTENGGMKHLASLLLLCPESPPPETDGANYQKKQKRFQLFPRIEEEEEEDGIMEDLDPHALLCPHCPHVQMKEPRVGIEEKVGVKGISFLKNLNEVILHHSAPTTILEAWKRAANLHTNKPYVKKQPIGDALILKL; via the exons ATGGCGTTAATTCTCCCCATCATCAACACTGTACTGAAGGGTATCGTGCTAGTGAGTAAGCTAGGAAATGCAACTACCAGGCTTGACGCCAAGATCCAGAGTGGCCTCGGATCGATCAGCAGGGAGCTCGTGATGATCCGGAGTGCCATTTTAGAAGACAAGTGCCAAGAGATGCAAAATTTGGAGTTGGTTTATGATATCGAAGACTTCATAGATCATCTCCGGGTTCCCGGAAAAATTGCGGGCGGCGTGCTCTCAGCTGCGGGGGCGGACCCCCGCCATGGACTAATCGAGAAAATCAACATTTTCAGGGAAGACCTCAAGAGTGTAATCAAGAGAGAAAGCGAGCAGCCAAAGAAGATATCTGAATCGACTCAAGAGAGTCAGAGTGGAGCCTCCCCGTCTTCTTGTTATACTCCAGAGAAGGATCTGGTGGGCTTCCCGGAGACCAAGGACGACTTCCTGAAGCGGCTCTGTTCCCCATCCGATGAGGAACTGAGGGTGATCTCCATCGTGGGCTGTAGTGGCTTAGGGAAAACGGCCCTTGCAAGGGCAGTTTACGAGGACCATACCAGTAGTTCATTCCAATGCAAAGCTTGGGTGGTGATGCCGGAGTACAAATACGGTAAAGACCTTTCAATCACGATTGTGCAGAATCTGCGCAAAACCGTGGAGGATATTCTACAGAGGATTCTGCAACAAGTTCGTTCATCTTTAGATGTGAGAGAAGATCGTTCCGTGCCATCAGCAAGCAACGGTACCGACCCGGCAAGTGGCGCGAGCACCGCAGAAGCTTTGCGGAGTCTACTGATGAAAAAAAg GTATCTGGTCTGTATTGATGATGTACAACAGAAAGAAGTATGGGACGAGATAGAAGCTGTGCTCCCTGAAAATTACATGGGTAGCAGAATACTTGTGACAACAAATGTTCATTCTATCGCCAAAGCTTGCAGTTCTGGCAGTTATGTGTACAGAATGCAATATCTTGACCGACCTAATTCAGAAAAGCTACTATGGTCAAAAGCTCTTCGGCCTTCACAGGAACCTTCAAATGCCGTGGCCCATTCCTCAGAAAGCATCTTGGTTAAATGTGATGGCTTACCACTGGCGCTGGCTAGCGTAGGTAAATATTTGAAGGGGGCAGAACAATTGGAGTCCAAATGTGAACATGTGGGCAGAACACTTGGTGATTTCCTGGCAGGTGATGGAACCTACTTTTACTTCGCAGAGATTAGAAGAGCACTTTTCCGGTGTTATGACAACCTGCAAGACTACAGTCACAAGAACTGCCTGCTTTATGCAAGCATGTTCCCCAGGGGTCACCCGATAAACATCGAAAGTCTAGCCAGAAGATTGGTAGCTGAAGAGTTAGTTGACAAAGATGTCGACAGAGGAATAGCTGAAGCATTGGGTTTCACCAGTAGGTGCTTGGAGGAGTTGATCAACCAGAGTAtgattgagagagagagagtactTGTTGACAAGGATGTTCAGAGGTATAAACTCCAGAGTATAATTCTGGAGTTTAGCATGGAGATGTCCTTGTCTAAGAATTTTTTCAGTCTGATTGACGAGCACTGGACCATACGGAACAAAGGTGGTCGTGTCCGCCGACTGGTCACCGTCCAGTCCAGGTCCAGCACCGAAGATGGAAGCAGTGGAGTTCCAAGTGATATTGATCTGTCAACCGTCAGGTCGTTAACGATCTTGAAACGTAACCTTGTTAAACGGGCACCAGGGTATTTCAAGGATTGCAATGTTCTGCGGATGGTGGATCTGGAAGGTTGCACTGGGCTTGACAATGGCGTTGTTGATGATATATGTGGACTGGTGCTTCTCAACTATCTCGGCCTCAGGAGAACTGACGTCGACAAGCTTCCCAAGGATGTAGGCAACCTGAAGCATTTACAGACACTTGACATTCGAGAGACCAGGGTGCAAAGTTTGGCCATGGAAGTCATCATGTTGCCAGGTTTAGCCTACCTGTTTGGCAAGTTCGAGCTGCAAAAGTTAACTGACGGTGGGGTAAAGTTTCGCCTTGTGAAGTTCTTGTCGAGGGAAAGTAAACTGCACACTCTCTCAGGAGCTCTTATGAATGGGGCAAGGAGTCATGATGTGTTGCTCGTTATAGAACATGCAAGAATGCTGAAGAATGTCAAACTATGGTGCAAGAACACTCAAGATGGCCAAGCTCCCAACCAACTCGGAAAGAGAAAGAAGTTCCCTTGTGGTGCCGGACAGTCGTCGTCTGTCGGTGCGCCAGATTCAGCAGATCCGGATTCTGTGGGCCGGATACTCCGGCTCCTTCAGAAGCGCTCCATCGGTCTCGAGTCTCTGTCCATTGACTCGAATGGTGTCTCCAATGGCTTTCTGAGTTTTCTACAGCCTGCCAGCACTATCACATCCCTAAAACTACGGCGAGGATCGGGTACTCTGCCGGACAATGCCGTGTTAGATCAGGTACGTAATCTCAACAAATTGCACCTCTTCTCAGCTGGACGCAGCATCCAAGAACTGGCAGAAGCACTGCAAAGATTGCCTTGCTTGGTGCATCTCAAGCTCGCCGAGAAGGAATCTCAACTGTGGGACGGCAACTTCCACGTCGAGGCTAGCGGATTCAACAGCCTTATTTGGCTGTGCTTCCAAGCCAAGAAACATCCGCGTATCAGCACCGAAAATGGGGGCATGAAACATCTTGCCTCTCTTCTGCTGCTCTGTCCAGAATCTCCTCCTCCTGAGACGGATGGGGCTAACTACCAAAAGAAACAGAAAAGGTTCCAACTGTTTCCcagaatagaagaagaagaagaagaagatggaatAATGGAGGATCTTGACCCTCATGCGCTGCTTTGTCCACACTGTCCTCATGTTCAGATGAAAGAGCCCCGGGTGGGAATAGAAGAAAAGGTTGGAGTCAAGGGTATATCATTTCTTAAAAATCTCAACGAGGTGATACTCCACCATTCTGCTCCTACTACAATATTGGAAGCATGGAAAAGAGCTGCAAATCTACACACCAATAAGCCCTACGTGAAGAAGCAacctattggagatgctctaatactGAAGCTATAG